The Stutzerimonas stutzeri RCH2 genomic interval CCAGCGGCGCGATCTCGATGACCTGCTTCTCGATCAGCCGGGCGACGTATTCGAAGCCAAGCATTTCATAAAGCGCGTCGTACAACGGGCGCAGGTAGGGATCGATCTTCTGCGCCAGGTCGCCGGGCAGGAAGCCGAGCTTTTCCCCGGCTTCCACCGCTGGACGTACCAGCAGGATGCGCCGTACCTGTTCACGCTCCAGCGCATCTACCGCGCAGGCCACCGCCAGGTAGGTCTTGCCGGTACCGGCCGGGCCGACGCCGAAGTTGATGTCGTTGTCGAGAATGGCTTTGACGTAGCGCTGCTGATTGGCGCCGCGCGGGCGGATCATGCCTTTCTTGGTGCGCAGGGCGACGCCCTGATGCGCGTTCGGATTGGCCAGCTCTTCCATCCCGGATTCCTGCAGGTACAGATGCACCATGTCGGGAGAGAGCTCGGTGTTCTTGGTTTCCCGGTACAGCCGGCGCAGCAGCTGCTCGGCAGACTTGGCCACGTCGCTCGGGCCGATCAGCTCGAACTGATTGCCGCGGTTGCGGATTTCCAGCTCGAGGCGCTGTTCGATCAGGCGCAGATGCTCATCGAATTGGCCGCAGAGGTTGGCGAAGCGACGGGCTTCAAAGGGTTCGAGGGTGAAGCGATGCGGTTCTATGGGTGCGTTCAAGGGCTTTATTTTTGGCCGTGGTCGGCGGAATGATGGGGGAAGAATAGCGCCGCGGGCGCAAAGCGGAAAGCGCAGGTGGTCGCGGCCCCCATCCATATCGGGGCCGCAGTCGCGTTTCTCAAGACAGCAGGGTGCCGCGCAGCGAATGCGGCAGCGCATCGTCGATGTGCACCTCGACGAACTGGCCGATCAGCCGAGGGTTGTCGCAGCGGAAATTGACGATGCGGTTGTGCTCGGTGCGGCCCTGCAGCATGCCCGGGTCCTTCTTCGAGTAATCGCTGACGAGGATGCGCTGGGTCGTGCCCACCATCCGTCGGCTGTTCTCGAAACCCTGCTGGTTGATGCGTTGCTGCAGGATAGCCAGGCGCTGCTTCTTCACCTCGTCCGGCGTGTCGTCGATCAGGTCTGCCGCCGGCGTGCCGGGGCGGGCGCTGTAGACGAACGAATAGGAGAAGTCGAAACCGACGTCTTCGATCAGTTTCATGGTCTGCTCGAAGTCCTTGTCGGTCTCGCCGGGGAAGCCGACGATGAAGTCCGAACTGATCAGGATATCCGGTACCGCCGCCCGCAACCGGCGGATGCGCGACTTGTATTCCAGCGCGGTGTGGTTGCGCTTCATCGCTGCGAGGATACGGTCGGAACCGGCCTGTACGGGCAGGTGAAGGTATTTGACCAGCTGCGGAATGTCGGCGTGGGCCTGGATGATGGCATCGGAGAATTCCAGCGGGTGGCTGGTGGTGTAACGAATCCGGCCGATGCCGTCGATCGCGGCGACCGCGTGCAGCAGGTCGGCGAAGTCATGCCCGTCGTGGCGGTAGCCGTTGACGTTCTGTCCCAGCAGGGTGACTTCCTTCACGCCGTTCTCGGCGAGGTGGACGATTTCCGCCAGCACGTCGGCCAGCGGCCGGCTGACTTCCTCGCCGCGGGTGTAGGGCACCACGCAGAAGGTGCAGTACTTGCTGCAGCCTTCCATGACCGAGACGAAGGCGCTGGGCCCATCGACGCGCGGCTCGGGCAGGCGGTCGAACTTCTCGATCTCGGGGAAGGAGATGTCCACCTGCGGCTTCTTGGTCGTGCGCGCGGCGTCGATCATTTCCGGCAGGCGATGCAGGGTCTGCGGGCCGAAGACCACGTCGACGTACGGGGCGCGGTCGCGGATCGCCGCGCCTTCCTGACTGGCCACGCAGCCGCCAACGCCGATCACCAGCTGCGGATTATCCAGTTTCAGTTCGCGCCAGCGGCCCAGTTGCGAGAAGACCTTTTCCTGGGCCTTTTCGCGAATCGAGCAGGTATTGAGGAGGATCACGTCGGCCTCAGCCGGGTTCTCGGTGATTTCCAAGGCCTGGTGTTCGCCCAGCAGGTCTACCATGCGCGAGCTGTCGTACTCGTTCATCTGGCAGCCATGGGTTTCGATGAAAAGCTTGCGGGTCATGTTACGGGCCGGCGTTGTGCAAAAAATGACCGGCGATTATATGCCCACGGCCGAGCAGGGGAAAGCGCGGGAGGATGCCGCAGGGTTTCGCTGGCGCTCAGGGGATCAGCGGTGCGTCGGCGGCCTGCAGTTGCATCAGGTAGTCGCGGAAAATCTGGCCGAGCACCTGGGTGGCGATCTCCAGCTCGTCG includes:
- a CDS encoding PhoH family protein; its protein translation is MNAPIEPHRFTLEPFEARRFANLCGQFDEHLRLIEQRLELEIRNRGNQFELIGPSDVAKSAEQLLRRLYRETKNTELSPDMVHLYLQESGMEELANPNAHQGVALRTKKGMIRPRGANQQRYVKAILDNDINFGVGPAGTGKTYLAVACAVDALEREQVRRILLVRPAVEAGEKLGFLPGDLAQKIDPYLRPLYDALYEMLGFEYVARLIEKQVIEIAPLAYMRGRTLNNSFIILDESQNTTQEQMKMFLTRIGFGSTAVITGDITQVDLPRGTKSGLAHVIEVLKDVNGISFTHFKPKDVVRHPLVQRIVEAYESFEDRQSPASKRAAQDAAGD
- the miaB gene encoding tRNA (N6-isopentenyl adenosine(37)-C2)-methylthiotransferase MiaB, translating into MTRKLFIETHGCQMNEYDSSRMVDLLGEHQALEITENPAEADVILLNTCSIREKAQEKVFSQLGRWRELKLDNPQLVIGVGGCVASQEGAAIRDRAPYVDVVFGPQTLHRLPEMIDAARTTKKPQVDISFPEIEKFDRLPEPRVDGPSAFVSVMEGCSKYCTFCVVPYTRGEEVSRPLADVLAEIVHLAENGVKEVTLLGQNVNGYRHDGHDFADLLHAVAAIDGIGRIRYTTSHPLEFSDAIIQAHADIPQLVKYLHLPVQAGSDRILAAMKRNHTALEYKSRIRRLRAAVPDILISSDFIVGFPGETDKDFEQTMKLIEDVGFDFSYSFVYSARPGTPAADLIDDTPDEVKKQRLAILQQRINQQGFENSRRMVGTTQRILVSDYSKKDPGMLQGRTEHNRIVNFRCDNPRLIGQFVEVHIDDALPHSLRGTLLS